A genomic region of Arvicola amphibius chromosome X, mArvAmp1.2, whole genome shotgun sequence contains the following coding sequences:
- the LOC119805125 gene encoding actin-related protein 2/3 complex subunit 1A-like: MSLHQFLLEPITCHAWNRDRTQIALSPNNHEVHIYKKNGSQWTKAHELKEHNGHITGIDWAPKSDRIVTCGADQKAYVWSQKDGIWKPTLVILRINHAATFVKWSPLENKFAVGIGARLISVCYFESENDWWVSKHIKKPIRSTVLSLDWHPNNVLLAAGSCDSKCRVFSAYIKEVDEKPASTPWGSKMPFGQLMSEFGGSGTGGWVHGVSFSASGSRLAWVSHDSTVSIADASKSVQVSTLKTEFLLLLSVSFLSENSVVAAGHDCCPMLFNYGDRGCLTFVSKLDVPKQSIQRNMSAMERFRNMDKRATTEDRNTALETLHQNSITQVSIYEVDKQDCRKFCTTGIDGAMTIWDFKTLESSIQGLRIM; encoded by the coding sequence atgtctctgcatcagtttctgctaGAGCCAATCACCTGTCATGCCTGGAACAGGGATCGTACCCAGATTGCCCTTAGCCCCAATAATCATGAAGTGCACATCTACAAGAAGAATGGGAGTCAGTGGACGAAAGCTCATGAGCTGAAGGAACATAATGGACACATCACAGGTATTGACTGGGCTCCTAAGAGCGACCGCATCGTCACCTGTGGGGCAGACCAGAAGGCCTACGTCTGGAGTCAGAAAGATGGCATCTGGAAGCCTACCCTGGTGATCCTGAGGATTAACCACGCAGCCACTTTTGTGAAGTGGTCCCCACTCGAGAATAAGTTTGCTGTGGGGATTGGGGCCCGGCTCATCTCTGTTTGTTACTTTGAGTCTGAAAATGACTGGTGGGTGAGCAAGCACATTAAGAAGCCAATTCGCTCCACAGTCCTCAGCTTGGACTGGCATCCCAACAACGTTTTGCTGGCTGCAGGCTCATGTGACTCTAAGTGCAGAGTGTTTTCTGCCTACATCAAAGAGGTGGATGAGAAGCCAGCCAGCACTCCCTGGGGCAGCAAGATGCCTTTTGGTCAGCTGATGTCTGAATTTGGTGGCAGTGGCACCGGCGGCTGGGTGCATGGGGTCAGCTTCTCTGCCAGTGGGAGCCGCCTGGCCTGGGTCAGCCATGACAGCACTGTGTCCATTGCTGATGCCTCAAAAAGCGTGCAGGTTTCTACTCTGAAAACGgagttcctgctgctgctgagtgTGTCGTTCCTCTCAGAGAACAGTGTTGTGGCCGCTGGCCACGACTGCTGCCCGATGCTATTTAACTATGGCGACCGTGGCTGTTTGACCTTTGTGTCCAAGCTAGACGTCCCAAAACAGAGCATCCAGCGCAACATGTCTGCCATGGAACGCTTCCGCAACATGGACAAGAGAGCCACAACTGAGGACCGCAACACAGCCTTGGAGACACTGCACCAGAACAGCATCACTCAGGTGTCTATTTATGAGGTGGACAAGCAAGACTGTCGAAAATTTTGCACTACTGGCATCGATGGAGCCATGACAATTTGGGATTTCAAGACCCTGGAGTCTTCCATCCAGGGCCTCCGGATAATGTGA